A window of the Fusarium poae strain DAOMC 252244 chromosome 3, whole genome shotgun sequence genome harbors these coding sequences:
- a CDS encoding hypothetical protein (SECRETED:SignalP(1-20)~TransMembrane:1 (n5-13c20/21o981-1002i)) — translation MHAKSFVLALALASSSVVEANRPRIYYPRQVKREVVNNAAAAPAVPENKVVPDLEKRDPQNSFLDRLFNNNNNDDTASNGDKESGINFDPTIPLGFKRPGPSASALPSVVLQPTTTSMAIEEPQTTEPAEATDALAESDTGILLAPSGIVTSKTAVKSTKPAKTSAAEPKEETEAVPVETETVVQTEEPVVTTEPPKEETQPAATTAPAVKQPESVNTPKEKPVESKTEEPAPVETTEPAEQPASTPSNKPAVSTTKKGLLDPVETLLSSVLPVPAESKTTQPKSVNTETSKPKEETQPAPVETSKPKEETQPAPVQTESVQPADSETKSPSVEKPAPTTKEGLLDPVETLLSSVLPVPADSETKDPQPDQTESEPLPEETGTPTKQPQQQESKPQTEGQTLPTVSPPSDEPTAAPGTAQTSKDGLLDPVETLLSSLLPVDPSEVKTTSPEETSAPDTLPAEAQPTSAAGEETGSEQTVSGAPVTDPETTGLPDIIPTSILPEPTLPIDETDILPIPTDITDATSILPEPSSPVTVSPVIPTTLAPEESQSESPDVTSFIDPNTKLIDPTESPNVTIPDATSGVGSQPVETELPLPTTEPFNGTETQPANGTETQPAATGEPETTGAPEPTEDVTEAPTVAPTATGAASEEPTGNATEPATEPIDTATGSAPTELPATQTGDETNGTATDEPTSPATEEPTSPATGIETESAPVATDGEETSAAVPTVSEVQPTIQPTSQPPVETETQPEPIPTTLVPTAADPITSIRPTATLTNTNNWLPTTIMFEPTSVPVAPTQATETSTSTGLPANIPRVILPNDPNKPIPEGSRAIQIGFLFPFNYKFLARNTVAAAQLFKYLPKGLADAGGFSKDRILIEKIVPMDTQSQWGYITALAKIHYPENMLDSLQADLMTPNSLLYNNDLEIVRNLTSVINNKIDIFGNTDNGASSDSGDSDDSGSGGNDGFGNSGEGDKTAKQKATTAGIAVGAVGLSVMYGAAMFLVARRYKRKKQLGHRRASSIGSSQRSSEMQYNGNGSPALMGGALMSRDFSNYGAQGPQGEAPARPGGRDSHGSGRSGMGNSARTAFISAPVAAENSLGWN, via the coding sequence ATGCACGCCAAGTCCTTCGtcctggctctggctctcGCCTCTTCATCTGTTGTCGAAGCCAACCGACCGCGCATTTACTACCCCCGACAAGTTAAGAGAGAAGTCGTAAACAATGCCGCCGCCGCCCCTGCAGTGCCAGAAAACAAGGTTGTTCCCGACCTCGAGAAGCGCGACCCTCAAAATTCATTCCTTGATCgcctcttcaacaacaacaacaacgatgACACGGCTTCCAATGGAGATAAGGAGAGTGGTATCAACTTCGATCCTACTATCCCTCTAGGCTTCAAACGCCCTGGCCCCAGTGCCAGCGCTCTACCGTCTGTTGTTCTCCAACCCACAACGACAAGCATGGCCATTGAGGAACCCCAGACAACCGAACCCGCCGAAGCTACCGATGCTCTTGCCGAATCCGATACAGGCATTCTCCTTGCACCCAGCGGTATTGTCACCAGCAAGACCGCCGTCAAGTCTACCAAGCCAGCCAAAACATCGGCTGCCGAGCCCAAGGAAGAAACTGAAGCTGTCCCAGTCGAGACCGAGACCGTTGTTCAAACCGAGGAGCCTGTTGTCACCACCGAGCCCCCTAAAGAGGAGACCCAACCTGCGGCAACAACAGCACCGGCTGTCAAGCAGCCCGAGTCTGTGAACACCCCCAAGGAAAAGCCTGTCGAGTCCAAGACTGAGGAACCTGCTCCTGTCGAGACTACGGAACCCGCTGAGCAACCCGCCAGCACTCCCAGCAACAAGCCAGCCGTCTCGACAACCAAGAAGGGTCTCCTTGACCCCGTCGAGACTCTCTTGTCTTCCGTCCTTCCTGTCCCTGCTGAGTCTAAGACCACGCAGCCTAAGTCCGTGAACACCGAGACTAGCAAGCCCAAGGAGGAGACCCAGCCTGCTCCCGTTGAGACCAGCAAACCAAAGGAGGAGACTCAGCCTGCCCCTGTTCAGACAGAGTCTGTTCAACCAGCTGACAGCGAGACCAAGAGCCCCTCAGTTGAGAAGCCTGCACCTACAACCAAGGAAGGCTTGCTTGATCCCGTTGAGACACTCTTGTCTTCAGTTCTCCCTGTTCCTGCTGACAGCGAGACTAAGGATCCTCAGCCTGATCAGACCGAGTCCGAGCCTCTGCCAGAGGAGACTGGAACTCCCACGAAGCAGCCCCAGCAACAGGAAAGCAAGCCTCAGACTGAGGGCCAGACTCTTCCCACCGTGAGCCCTCCAAGTGATGAGCCTACTGCTGCCCCTGGCACTGCTCAAACATCTAAGGATGGTCTGTTGGATCCTGTTGAAACCCTTCTCAGCTCTCTCCTCCCTGTTGACCCATCCGAGGTTAAGACCACATCGCCTGAGGAAACTTCAGCTCCTGATACTCTCCCTGCCGAGGCTCAGCCTACATCCGCTGCTGGTGAAGAGACTGGCTCTGAGCAAACTGTCTCTGGAGCTCCTGTGACTGATCCCGAGACCACTGGCCTACCTGATATCATCCCCACCAGCATCCTTCCTGAGCCCACGCTTCCAATTGATGAGACCGATATTCTGCCTATCCCTACAGATATTACTGACGCTACCTCTATTTTGCCCGAGCCTTCAAGCCCCGTCACTGTGTCTCCTGTCATACCAACCACGCTTGCTCCTGAGGAATCCCAGAGTGAATCTCCCGATGTTACATCGTTCATTGatcccaacaccaagcttATTGATCCCACTGAGTCGCCCAATGTTACCATCCCTGATGCGACCTCCGGTGTTGGTTCTCAACCCGTTGAGACTGAGCTTCCTCTACCCACCACTGAGCCTTTCAACGGTACCGAGACCCAGCCTGCTAATGGCACTGAGACCCAGCCTGCTGCCACTGGCGAGCCTGAGACTACTGGCGCTCCCGAGCCCACCGAGGATGTGACAGAGGCCCCTACCGTTGCTCCCACAGCCACCGGCGCTGCCTCTGAGGAGCCCACTGGAAACGCAACTGAGCCTGCTACTGAGCCTATTGATACCGCTACTGGCTCAGCTCCTACTGAGCTCCCTGCTACTCAAACTGGTGATGAAACCAATGGCACTGCTACCGATGAGCCCACGAGCCCTGCCACTGAGGAGCCTACTAGTCCTGCCACTGGAATTGAAACTGAGAGCGCACCTGTTGCAACCGATGGTGAAGAGACTTCCGCGGCTGTCCCGACTGTCTCTGAGGTGCAGCCTACAATCCAGCCCACCTCTCAGCCTCCTGTCGAAACTGAGACCCAACCCGAGCCTATTCCTACTACCCTGGTCCCCACCGCTGCCGATCCCATCACCAGCATCCGACCTACTGCTACTCttaccaacaccaacaactgGCTGCCTACCACTATCATGTTCGAGCCTACCTCTGTTCCCGTTGCTCCCACTCAGGCCACTGAGACTTCGACATCTACCGGCCTCCCAGCCAACATTCCCCGCGTCATCCTGCCCAACGACCCTAACAAGCCTATCCCCGAGGGCTCTCGTGCCATTCAAATCGGTTTCCTCTTCCCGTTCAACTACAAGTTCCTCGCCCGTAACACTGTTGCGGCTGCCCAGCTCTTCAAATACCTCCCTAAGGGtcttgctgatgctggtGGTTTCAGCAAGGACCGTATTCTGATCGAGAAGATTGTTCCTATGGATACTCAGTCTCAATGGGGTTACATCACTGCTCTGGCCAAGATTCACTACCCTGAGAACATGCTTGATAGTCTTCAGGCTGATCTGATGACACCCAACTCTCTTCTGTATAACAACGACCTTGAGATCGTTCGCAACCTGACCTctgtcatcaacaacaagatcGATATCTTTGGCAACACCGACAATGGTGCCAGCTCTGACAGTGGCGATTCGGATGACAGCGGTAGCGGCGGCAATGATGGTTTCGGTAACAGTGGCGAGGGTGACAAGACGGCTAAGCAGAAGGCTACTACTGCTGGTATTGCTGTCGGCGCTGTCGGACTTAGTGTCATGTATGGTGCTGCCATGTTCCTGGTTGCCCGCCGATACAAGCGCAAGAAGCAACTGGGTCATCGCCGAGCCAGCTCCATTGGCAGCAGCCAGCGATCTTCCGAGATGCAGTACAATGGCAACGGCAGCCCTGCTCTCATGGGCGGCGCACTTATGAGCCGTGATTTCTCCAACTACGG